From the genome of Trichosurus vulpecula isolate mTriVul1 chromosome 6, mTriVul1.pri, whole genome shotgun sequence:
GTGCGGTCCTATTCCTCCTCCTGATGTCCCTGTCTGCGGAGGGGCCTCAGGAATGGCCGGTGGTCCTTCGCTACACCTGCACTGCAGCCTGCTTCCAATACAAACAGTGCCTCGGACTTGTCTTAAGTCAACTGGACATAGACAAGGGTCTGGAGCCCGAGGGCACCTTCCGTAACCAGCAGGGCGCTGTTCACTCATCCCTCCTCTGGACCTGGCACTGGCAACTGGCCTTCAAAGCCCCAAGGCCTCATCTGTACCCTTCTCCTCCCACTCAAGTCAACTGTGGTCTTTTTGCCTGCATTCACCCAGATTCCCCACCCAAAGGGCCGAGGCATGTTGATAATCTGGGTTCAAGACCCgtctgaccctgggtaaatcacttcacttccCGTAAAATGGGTCTAACATCTTACACTCCCCAGGGCTCGTTTGTTACCAGAAGTGTTTTGGAGCTGTCATGGAGGTGTGGGCCGTTGCTGTTCCTTCAGACCCACCCTCCCAAACACTTTAATTAGTGACCTATCATTAGAATGCTATAATTAGAGGTAGATTATACAAAAATGTCAATTTATTTGGGCTAAGTTCCTGATAAAAATCTCTGAGTCTATGGGTGATGGGCCTCTAAGAGACCCTCAGGTGCCTAACTTGGAGCCAGACTGTCTGTAAGGGCCCAATAAATGATTCCTTGTGGTCTtctcttcctgccccaccccctccccatagGGTGTGGCTTATCATGTCTCATCAGGGAGCAGCACCCTTCCAGCTAAGGCCATGGGAGAGGCCAGGTAGCCACCCCTCCAGCTAAGGCCTGGGGGAGCCAAGCTGGGAGGGAATGCCGAGGCCCATtccaccctctccctccctctctcaactAGCCCACTTTGAATGGGACCAAACAGGAGGCAGGCTTGTAAGGCAGATTCCTGGCCCCAGCATTTCAGCAAGGAAAAAACTCAGTGGGAGAGGCCAAGAGACCCAGCACCCAGCGTCCACAGAAATGTGCCAATAATCACCAGTGAACAGCTTAcgcactatttttctttttttaatgcaagaaaaaaaatcttcatttttttcaggttttccaCGTGAGTATAAATAAGACCCTTTTAATATGAGGTGagcgctgcccccccccccccagcagtcTCTGCCCACACAATCTTATGGAATGAGGTGGCCAGTTCAGCTGGAACTCACACTGCCACCATGTTCTGGAGGTTCTATACCCGGCAGAAGGCAGGGATCTACAGAGGACAAGTGGCTGGGCAGGGCAGGGTGGAGAATTCCCTGAGGTCCAGCCTGGGCAGGGGCCAGTTTGTCCTTTCTGAACAGGATCCTGAGAGCTCAGGGCCACTGTGACTCAGGAGGTCATGGCCACCCCTTTGAGGCTCCCAAGGCCCTCACCTCCTATGTACAGGCACAGGACGAGGGAAAGGGCCTCTGAAGGATGGGAAGCCATCCTGTCTAGTCCTGCCCAGCACCTCAAAGACAATCCTCGGTCTACCCAACAAAATGGGAGAGCGGGCACAGGCCCCACCTCAATGCCCTGAAGCCCTGGCACCGGTGCCCCAGCGCACACTGCCGATGCGCCCTCTCTCAAATACCAAGGAGCGGACACTTGGGGTGGCGAGGGCCCAGGGGAGGTACCATCTTCACTCAAAGGGTCTGAAGCTGAAGAACAGGGCCGTCAGTGACTTCCCAGATGCCACAGCTGTTCTCACAAAGGGTGGTGCTTGTGGAAAGAGAGTCAAGAACACAGCTGTCCTCAAAGTGGCCAGAAACTTCCAGGAATTGGAAGtcaagtatattaaaaaaaaaaaaaacaaacaaccctagTTGCTTTTCTTCGGAAGACATAACCCAGGGGCTCCTGGGACCTCCAAGGGTGGGGTGGAAGCTCCTGGAGCATCTAAGCTGGTGTGATACAGGTGAGGTgtctggggaagaaaggaaagaatccaTAGTGCCTGAGTGGGGGGGCCATCGTTGGGGCCAAGGCACGAGTACCACGTGGATTCAAGGACTGAGAGGGAGGGGTGGCCTGTTCATGTGCCCACAGAGGTCTGCTGCACAGGACAAGACATCCCATCCCCCCCAACTCGCTGGTGTCTGACCCGTGGTCACGGCTGGCCTAGAGGAGGCTCAGACCAACAGCCTCAGGAAAGGACTCTGGGCCAGAGGGGGGGAAAAGGAAGCTACCTCCATAGGCCCTGGGGTCTGGCTCTTTGGGTGAACTGTATAAACAGCCAGAGGGAGGGAGCCTGGCAGGGTCTCTTCTGTTGGGCTCCGTAGGGGTGCGGGTGGGATGCACACACAGGGTAGGTAGGGAGCAAGAAAGAATACTGCCTCTAActtcatatattaaaaatatccGTAGTTCTTGTGCACAAAATTCCAACATTGACAAGTGCTGCCTCTGTCTCCCCACCAGGcttggaataaatgttttttaaatggtgGTTTTCCTTTTCGAGAGCTGCAAAAACCCATCTGTTAGTCAGGTCTTTATGGAATAGACATGGCAAGGGAGCGCTGAGAATggaatccccttcccctcccccaaagcttCGGATTCAGCTAAGAAACACTGAGGGGTAAGAGCGGGCAACACCCCTCCTGTGTCACTCATGCCTCCGTTTGGAGGGAGGGATCAGGTGTGGGGGCAGGTCAGCAGGAAGCTCATGCCCTTCCAACTTGACCTTGATCAGGTGGTTGGCCAGGGCAAACTCCTCGTCGTCCAGCAGCCCGTCTTTGTCTACGTCGGCCAGCTTCCAGATCTTCCCCAGGACCGTGTTGGGTAGCTTGgattttaccatttctttcttggCATTGGCACCAGTAATCTTGCCATTGACAGGAGACAGGGTGTAGAAGATCTCATCGTAGGTGGGCTTGTCCTTGCCCACCACCCACTCCACATCATCAATGCCCTCTCCAGCGCCTTCCCCATAGCCATGGCCAAAGGGCCCGTTCATGGTGCCATCGAAGGCGCCGCCCTTCACAGCCTGTGAGGGCATGAGGGACTCCTCCTGGCGCACCATCACCATCAACCGAGCGATGTCTTTGGACAACATGTCATCCACGGTGTCCAGGAGCTTTGGCTTCAGGGCCTGGAATTTACTGAAGTCCTGAGTCTGAAGCAATTCCTGCAGGAAGAGCAAGAGTGAGGCTTGGTAGGGATTCACTATAACTACAGGCCCAATCATGGGCATTTCCTGACCTAACAACCATCACAGAGCAGTCAGCTCCTCAGAATGAAGGGTAAATGAGGCATCGCTGGAGCTCTGTTATGCTGAATCCAAGACCATCCTGGCTGGGACAACATGGGCTTCagggtcagctctgccactgccAGACTGTGGGACCAAAGGCGCGCCACTCCCTCTACTCATTAGATAAAACCAACGGACAGAGGACTGAATGGCCACACGACAAATGGGTCCCTCTTCCGAGCCTGGGATTGGCCATCCTGACCTGAAGCTTACTCTGATGACAGATCGAGGCAGGGGAGCCTACTGAGGCACAGCACACATTTCCTTCCCACAGCCTCGCCACCACCAAGCCAGAATTTGGAGAGGGGCCTGCAGGACCTCAGGACCCTGAGCCACCAGCCCCACCCATGACGTTCCCTCCACAGCAGACCCACCTGCATCTTCCGAAGATTTGGGAAATCCCCAGGAGAGATCTGGTGTTCCCGCTCGATTTTCTGATAGATGTCCCCCAGGTTGTTGACCAGCTCCTTCTTCTTGCTCTCTTTCCCAAACATGTTGGGCATCTCCTTCTTGAGGGAGCTGATGATGTACGCATGGACCTAAGGCACAGGAAAATGCAGTCAGCACCCCCAGGGCCAAACCCAGCAGTGATCTTCCCCAAAGCGACCGCCCCATGGTGCAGAGGGAGCTCTACAGTGCCCAGGCCTCAGCTGACGCTTCTCACCAGGCCTCAGGGCAGAGCACAGCTAACAAGAGACAATGGGTCAAAGTCACTGAGACTGGAGATGAAAAAACGTGGAAAATCTCGAGTGCCAGGGATAAGGACCACCTAAGGAGCAGCTGTCACATGAATCAATGCTCTGTAGGCGGCTTGTGAAGGTTGGGAAGGACAGCCTGAAAAGAGGACCAACCCTGGCTACTTCTCTCAGGAATTTTCAAGTTTCACCCAAACCTTAATCCCTCCACTTATGCTTTCTGCCATTAAGAAGACACACTCATTGAGGTGTATACACACCCACCTTTCTTCACCTTCAGCCAGCAAAGACAACTAGATCCCCTCCCAGGATCAGCCTAGCCCTGAGACTGCTTAGTCTACAATTACCAGGGTTCAGGTCAAGCACAGCCACGCTCCACATGCTGACCTGTGGCTGTCCTTTATCCACCCCATCTTCTGGGCTGTGTTCAGGAGGCCCACAGGACGGGCATCACAAGGGTGGTGGAGCAAAACTCTCCAAGGTCAGGCCCGAGTTGCACTCTGCTGCCCACAGTCCACATTCTACCCACATGGTATGGCCTGAGAACCCTCGAAAGGGCATAAACTTCAGCCGAGTCAGGAACCCAGAGGGTTTCCCAGCAACACAGGGTCAGGACAGCCTTGGGTCAGGGTCTATGCCAGTCCTGAAGGCTGGCACAGAACAGAAAACTCTCCCTTTTGCTGGACTCTATTGGAGAGGATCTGTGAAGAGCCTGGGTGATAAACTAGGAGCAGAGAATGTGAACTGACTGGACCCTGCCTAGAAAGTGATCAGCCTCTATCAGAGAGGAAGCAAGGCCTAGCCTGTGACCTGAGACCACCACCTCCAGCCCAATATCCTTCCAGGTCTCATCTTAGCTGCTATCTCTAAGGGAGGCCAGGGGGAATGAGACAAGGACAGAAGGGACAAGCCACCACAATCATGGGTCATCATCAGTCAAAACCACTGGATCCTGAACTCTGACCTCCACAAATGGCCTTAAAATTCCTTCTCACCAGATGCCTGTAAGCCCAGAGAATGGGGAAGTTTTTCTCCTAatctagcaaaggaaaaaaagctgTGTCCTCCCAGGACACAAATAAGCAAGGTGGCTGGTCCTCTCTGCCTGGAGGCCCTTCCCTCTGATTCCTAGAGACGCTCAGAGCCTCCATATTGGGGAAAATGCTGGGCCACATATGCCTTCCTGTGCCACACCCTTCCCCGGAGTCAGGAAGCTGGTCTTGTTCAGACTGGAGGACCAGCTCTTCTAGAAAATTTTGTTTAATCCTGATAGATTTATACCCAGTAGCTCATTTAAGCTACATGATCCTGCCTTCAAAGTGTCGCCCACTTGTAGCAACGTTCCCAACCTTCTACCTTTTGACAAGGACCCAGGCCCAGCACACGCTTCGTAATCCATTAACATGCACCATCCACGCTGGCCATGGTGCCAGAGGGTTTGGTGCCCCAGGGCTCTGGGCTGGGCATTGCACCTAACAAGCCCATCCCCCCCACGCCCACCTTGGCCAGCCGGGCACGCTTAATCAGGTCATTGAGCTTCCTGAGGGCGGCGTTTCGGGGCAGAGACTGAATGTCCTTGAACAGGTCCTGCTCCTCAGCTTCAAAGAGCTTCCGGTTGTCTGGGATGAGCAGGGGGTGGGACCAGAAGGACCCGATGTACACCCTCACCACCTCGGGGGTGTTGATGATCTTGCCCAGGGACCACATGAGCGCCCCATAGACTCGCATCAGCTGCTGTGTCTCGATCTGGTCCGCCTTGTTCAGCACCACACGGATCTTATCTTCGTGGTTCTTCAAGGCCTTGATCACCTCAGAGAACTCATCTGAGATGTCAAGCTTGTGGGCATCGAAGAGCAGGATGATGCGGTCCACTCGCTCAGCAAACCACTCGAGGACGGCCGCAAAGTCGTAACCTGGGCAAGGAAATGGCAGAAGTGGGGTGAGTTCAAAAGCTTGGACAGGGCATCATCctggggaaagaacactggtggCCTCTCGGTCACACAACCTGGACTGACAAAGACAACAGGGGATGAGAACAGCCAATATCAGGGGGTTTGTGGGATGACAGGCACactactaatacattgttggtggagctgtgaatcagtaccaccattttggaaagcaatttggaattaagcaaAAGAAAGCAACAAAAATGTCCCtcccctttgactcagagattccactactGTGCTTACATCTCAAGGAGGCTATCGTTTACATAGGTCGAGACATTtatacagcagcactttttgtgatagtaaagatTTAGGAGCAAAGTAGATGCCCCTCAACTGGAAAACAGCTAAACATACTGAGGGCTATGAACCCAATGGAGTAAgactgctgtaagaaatgaccaaTGAGGGgctgctgggtggtgcagtgaggagagcaccagccctggagtcaggaggacctagttcaaattgagcctcagacacttgacacatgtactggctgtgtgaccttgggcaagtcacttaaccccaactgccctgcttcCCCCCCTCCCACGTACTCCCcccatccaaaaagaaaaaaaatgaccaatgAGATGCAGGCAGAAGATTCAGACTAAAGCAGAGACCAGAAAACAGATCACACAATGATTATAATGTAAAAGAGCTACCCTCCCAATACGCATGTCAGTTCTTCATTCTTCAGTTCtgctcattcccctccccctttctgggTTTAAAAGTCCTGtctgggagggagtggggaaggaataCTAACAAATCAGGCTGATGGAAAAAAGAAGACACCAACAAACACCGGACACAAAGCAATCCTGCTCCTGACCCTCACTgcttgagtgaccctgggcacctCCCCAaggcctgtttccttttctgtaaaatgaaaagcttgGGGTCAGAcctggagctagaagggcccCTGATCCATAGTTCTACCCAGCCCTCGTATCTCCACCCACCCACCTCTAGGTGATCATTTATCCAGCTGCCTTCCACCTGagccttctgactctaggcttcCACCAGAAGCCTACTCTGGGGCAGGAAAAGCAGATACCACATCAAAATGTGAGCTCTTCAAAGCACCAAGTGGAGCCAACCATCCAGAGGACAAACCACATTGTAAGTGCTGTTCATGGGTGACGGAGCCCTCAGAGGGCTCGCCGACTCCACCTCTCCAATTCTTCCTTAAAGAGAAGCTTCATGCCCCCTGGGGTAACCTCCAGGGCACCCTGCTCAGTCCCTTTTCAGGCCCAAGAGCACCCCCTGCCTGCCACTGCCCCCTTTGCTTTCAGGGAGGAGCAAGAAGCTCAGGACACACTCTGCCAAGGATATCCCTGAGTGGCTTCCCTCTGGCTACGCCTCAGGGGTGATGCCCACTCAAGACTGCCTACCAAAAAACAAAGGAGACCAAGGATGTACAGTGAGTCACATCCCGAGCCAGCGTGGCCTTGGAATTCCTGAACCTCCTAGCTGGCCAAGAGAAACCTGAGATGGCTAAATTTTCACTCCATCCAACATACAGATGCCCTCAACAAGAAAGAAGATTAACAGCCAGCTACCAGAGAACAGTTGGTGACATTTAAAGCACTTTCCAGGCCCGGGACTATTTGTTCTGCTTGACACTGTAACCAGCTCCTGAAGCTCCCTCTGAAAACCAGGGTCTATCCTTTTAATGACAAGTGTTACTTTGGGATTTCACTTTTCTGGCagtcttatcttttaaaaaattacattccaACAAATAAAGGGGAGGAAAGACCCATAACAGAATAAGGCTAACTGAGCAGAACAATCTatgtttttaaaggaagagagctTTGTCCTTTCCCTCCACTAAAGCCTTCCTGGTGCCTCACTGGGGTGCAAATTTGGCTTGTGCTTCTCAAGGGCCTGGACAAAGCAGAAAGGCTCCAAACGTGAGTCCCATGACAACCTGGCCATCCTCGAGCAAGCCCAGCTCAGCGCAGGCCCAAGCTGCAGGGTGAGGGCATTAATTCAGAAGGCAGGCTGCAGTCTGACAGTGGGGACAAAACCTACCTACCCAATACCCTGATAAAACCGCTCACCCAACCAGCATTTGTcaaacaagcacctactatgggccacgGACTGGGCAGTACTCCAGTCTTCCTTCTGGCCTCCACTTGGCACTTTGGGGAGGATTTTCATACGGGTGGCGTTACTGGGCACACTGGCCGCCGAATTTTCAGTTTTGCTCAGTCTGTGTTCCCATCTCTCATTCCATCCCACAGACCTCTGTTAACAGACAGAAGAGCAGCCTGTCCAATCTGTCATCCTATAGAATTAGGAGGAGCCAAGGCTGAAGCAGAAATGTAATCGGCCCAGCGGGAAAGCCAAGAAATGGGGGTGAAGGTTGGTGGAGAGCCAGCACAGCTGTGGGCACACTGAGTTCTTCGTTTACACAAAGCTGAGCCCCCGCAGCATTGAAACGTAACGCACTCTAAGAGCCGAGTTTAAACATGAAGGCCAGATGGGACTCCTGCCTCCATGCAACTCTGTCCTGCCAAAGGCTAAGTAGGCTGGACACAAATCAAGTACGCCAGTCCAGAATGTTGGCAATGCATCACAAGGCTTCTAAGATAAACAGTTAACACAAGACGTGTCTAAATAACAAGGCTCCATGGTGGGCCTGAGACTCGCCTCTTCAGCTAGTTCTCCTGGGACACAGTTTCAGCAGGGACTGAGAGGGGGGGCACGGTCAAAGGGGAAGGGCGTTCACAGGGAAGCTGAGAACCTGATCTGCTGTCCACTCACTCTGGGGCCCTGGGCCAGTCCCGCAGCCTCAGTCCGTCTCCACCCTGCATGAGAGGAGGGGGCCGTGGCGGCAGGCCTCTGCTagccctttctagctttaaatctgacCATTCTTCCCCTCTGTGCTCGAATGCCCACTCTTCCCACCCTCCTACAAGACACAGAGCTGAGGCCTGTTCCCCGGCCTACCCTCCTACCATCCCtcccttgtatttcttctttactCCACAAGAACGTTATTTTCCTGAATACAAGGCCTATCTCCTTCTTCA
Proteins encoded in this window:
- the EHD1 gene encoding EH domain-containing protein 1, whose protein sequence is MFSWVNKDARRKKEPELFQTVAEGLRQLYAQKLLPLEEHYRFHDFHSPALEDADFDNKPMVLLVGQYSTGKTTFIRHLIEQDFPGMRIGPEPTTDSFIAVMHGAAEGVVPGNALVVDPRRPFRKLNAFGNAFLNRFMCAQLPNPVLESISIIDTPGILSGEKQRISRGYDFAAVLEWFAERVDRIILLFDAHKLDISDEFSEVIKALKNHEDKIRVVLNKADQIETQQLMRVYGALMWSLGKIINTPEVVRVYIGSFWSHPLLIPDNRKLFEAEEQDLFKDIQSLPRNAALRKLNDLIKRARLAKVHAYIISSLKKEMPNMFGKESKKKELVNNLGDIYQKIEREHQISPGDFPNLRKMQELLQTQDFSKFQALKPKLLDTVDDMLSKDIARLMVMVRQEESLMPSQAVKGGAFDGTMNGPFGHGYGEGAGEGIDDVEWVVGKDKPTYDEIFYTLSPVNGKITGANAKKEMVKSKLPNTVLGKIWKLADVDKDGLLDDEEFALANHLIKVKLEGHELPADLPPHLIPPSKRRHE